The Rubidibacter lacunae KORDI 51-2 genome includes a region encoding these proteins:
- a CDS encoding RNA methyltransferase, translating into MSLSKVRIVLVEPAGARNVGAIARAMKNFGLQHLAIVEPRCDPLGDEARQMAVHAADVLEAARCVPDLPAALEGCQRAIATTARARTAAIALEPPESALPWLLDPAIAAAALVFGPEDRGLSNAELNYAQRCVGIPTNPDYPSLNLATAVALCAYELARSARATAAGDVHLPAPSLPTPLPTEPPADLATLEGYYQHLEAVLLQIGFLYPHTAAARLEKFRRLYARAQPTAEEVALLRGVLRQTAWAIAQAARQSSDDRSSD; encoded by the coding sequence ATGTCCCTGTCTAAGGTGCGCATCGTTCTGGTCGAGCCAGCTGGCGCGCGCAATGTTGGTGCGATCGCGCGGGCGATGAAGAACTTCGGGTTGCAGCACTTAGCGATCGTCGAACCTCGCTGCGATCCTCTCGGCGACGAGGCGCGACAGATGGCCGTGCATGCTGCCGACGTGCTAGAAGCTGCCCGCTGCGTGCCCGACTTGCCTGCTGCCCTCGAAGGCTGTCAGCGCGCGATCGCCACTACTGCCCGCGCGCGCACTGCCGCCATTGCCCTCGAACCGCCTGAGAGTGCTCTACCTTGGCTGCTCGATCCGGCGATCGCTGCGGCGGCGCTGGTTTTCGGACCCGAGGATCGCGGGTTGAGCAACGCCGAGTTGAACTATGCCCAGCGCTGCGTCGGCATTCCCACTAACCCAGATTACCCATCGCTCAACCTTGCAACGGCTGTTGCGCTCTGTGCTTACGAACTCGCTCGGAGCGCGCGCGCGACCGCTGCTGGCGATGTTCACCTGCCTGCCCCATCACTCCCCACACCTTTGCCGACTGAGCCCCCCGCAGATTTAGCTACTTTGGAAGGCTACTACCAGCATCTCGAAGCAGTTCTTTTGCAAATAGGTTTCCTTTACCCGCACACGGCCGCTGCGCGCCTGGAAAAATTTCGCCGCCTCTACGCTCGCGCTCAGCCAACGGCCGAAGAAGTTGCGTTGTTGCGCGGTGTCCTGCGTCAAACAGCCTGGGCGATCGCGCAAGCTGCTCGGCAGTCGTCGGACGACAGATCCTCCGACTAG
- a CDS encoding chloride channel protein, with the protein MSRFLSRARSRALLQSLRLRPGERRYALLEACAIGIVSAVAALALKEGVDLLSTYRIQAAVRFGWIALPLAGAMLGFLAGVIVENLAPQATGGGIPQVKAILAQFPLPMGLGEAVVKAIGTILILGSGMTLGRRGPTVYIGAALAAQLSAWVPTSPVHRRQMIASGAAAGLAAGFNTPIAGVFFVVEELMRDVSGLTLETAILASFTGGVVSQLLGATDGQLPERLMEVGLRASFETRELPFYLLLGVLAGVAGTLFSRGILQALEFNRRLRRSLPWRIALAGLVSGGFIALLPNLFHNQADLREFIIFGQGDWQITAIAFFAYFLLTILAYGSGAPGGLFAPALVLGAALGYLVGTAEVALTGQGASFTYVLAGMSAFFTAVVRVPVTAIVIVLELTADFNAVLPLMISAGIAYVVGESVRGASLYQYLLAAQGIDLDDDASANTLLDNLDASDIMHSPVETLSSALVLEDVRHIFARSRYRGFPVVTDNKLVGVVTQADITRLASRPGTMALEQLMTARPISVQPSASLSEVMTLFNRYQLSHLPVARERELLGIITRSDIIRAEVGRRSSQLPPTETGFRGSEPSYLVYQTRSPALGDGRLLLPLANPNTAPFLMRMAAAIARMRRAELECLRVVPVPRHQNLARTRVTTEQARTLMHMAEAIGLEWDVPVHSEIRLAHDVAHTVLNSIRDRHISLVLGGWQGTEPSSSPLAAIVRHASCDVVLVKPGDTATATVARPSRWLIPIAGGPNTQRALELLPELSGWTPEPEFWLCQVFPPDASDLDSSPLDAAARELQQFAPNRVTAIPIRAHSVTEAIVKLATTEACDVTLLGDSRESFLQRALHGNLPAAIAREIDSTVILVRAASDRSA; encoded by the coding sequence ATGAGCCGCTTTCTCTCTCGCGCTCGGTCGCGGGCGCTGTTGCAGTCCCTGCGCTTGCGCCCCGGCGAGCGCCGCTATGCCCTGTTGGAAGCCTGCGCGATCGGGATCGTGTCGGCCGTGGCTGCACTGGCCCTCAAAGAGGGGGTCGACTTACTTAGCACCTATCGCATCCAGGCTGCCGTTCGCTTTGGCTGGATCGCACTACCGCTGGCCGGAGCGATGCTCGGCTTCCTGGCAGGCGTCATCGTCGAGAACCTCGCACCGCAAGCCACGGGTGGCGGCATCCCGCAAGTTAAAGCCATCCTCGCGCAGTTTCCGCTGCCCATGGGACTGGGCGAGGCAGTCGTCAAGGCGATCGGCACGATTCTCATCCTCGGCTCGGGAATGACCCTCGGGCGGCGCGGACCGACTGTCTACATCGGGGCTGCCCTCGCCGCGCAATTGAGTGCTTGGGTCCCTACCTCACCCGTTCACCGCCGCCAGATGATCGCCTCGGGGGCAGCAGCTGGTTTAGCAGCGGGATTTAATACGCCGATCGCGGGAGTCTTCTTCGTCGTGGAAGAACTCATGCGCGACGTGTCCGGACTGACCCTAGAGACGGCAATTTTGGCATCGTTTACCGGTGGCGTGGTATCGCAGTTGCTGGGTGCGACGGACGGCCAGCTGCCCGAGCGCCTGATGGAAGTCGGTCTGCGAGCGAGTTTCGAGACGCGTGAGCTTCCGTTTTACTTGCTGCTCGGCGTACTGGCGGGAGTAGCGGGCACGCTGTTCAGTCGCGGCATACTGCAGGCGCTGGAGTTCAACCGCCGCCTGCGGAGATCGCTGCCATGGCGCATCGCCTTAGCTGGGTTGGTGTCGGGCGGCTTCATCGCGCTGTTGCCGAATCTGTTCCACAATCAAGCTGACTTGCGTGAATTTATCATTTTCGGCCAGGGCGACTGGCAGATCACGGCAATCGCCTTTTTTGCCTACTTTCTTCTGACCATATTGGCTTACGGTTCGGGCGCGCCGGGCGGGCTGTTTGCTCCCGCGTTGGTTCTAGGTGCGGCGCTGGGATACCTAGTTGGGACCGCAGAGGTAGCACTGACCGGACAAGGCGCGTCATTTACCTACGTGCTGGCGGGCATGAGTGCCTTTTTTACAGCCGTGGTGCGCGTGCCGGTGACGGCAATTGTCATCGTCCTCGAGCTGACAGCAGATTTCAACGCCGTTTTACCACTAATGATTTCGGCTGGTATCGCCTACGTAGTCGGAGAAAGCGTCCGCGGCGCCTCGCTGTATCAATATTTGCTCGCTGCCCAAGGGATCGACCTCGATGACGACGCTAGCGCCAACACCTTGCTCGACAATCTCGACGCGTCCGACATCATGCACTCCCCTGTAGAAACGCTCTCTAGCGCCCTTGTGCTGGAGGACGTGCGCCACATCTTCGCGCGATCGCGTTATCGCGGGTTCCCGGTCGTGACCGACAACAAGCTGGTGGGCGTGGTAACCCAAGCCGACATCACGCGGCTGGCCTCGCGTCCGGGCACGATGGCGCTCGAGCAGTTGATGACCGCCCGCCCGATTTCCGTTCAGCCGTCGGCGTCCCTCAGTGAAGTGATGACCTTGTTCAACCGCTATCAACTCTCGCACCTGCCTGTGGCACGCGAGCGCGAGCTGTTGGGCATCATCACCCGCAGCGACATCATCCGCGCTGAAGTCGGCCGTCGCAGCTCTCAGTTGCCGCCGACAGAGACCGGATTCAGGGGTTCGGAGCCGTCCTATCTGGTCTACCAAACGCGATCGCCAGCGTTGGGGGACGGCCGCCTATTGCTACCCCTGGCCAATCCCAACACTGCCCCGTTCTTAATGCGCATGGCGGCCGCGATCGCCCGGATGCGCCGTGCCGAACTGGAATGCCTGCGGGTCGTTCCCGTCCCGCGCCATCAAAACCTCGCTCGCACCCGGGTTACCACCGAACAAGCTCGCACTCTGATGCATATGGCTGAGGCAATCGGGCTAGAGTGGGATGTACCGGTTCACTCAGAGATACGCCTTGCCCATGACGTGGCGCATACGGTCCTCAATTCAATCCGCGATCGCCACATTTCGCTGGTCTTGGGAGGATGGCAGGGGACTGAACCGAGCAGTAGTCCGCTGGCCGCGATCGTGCGACACGCATCGTGTGATGTGGTGCTCGTGAAGCCAGGGGATACTGCGACCGCGACCGTCGCGCGACCGTCGCGCTGGCTGATTCCGATTGCAGGCGGGCCGAATACCCAACGCGCCCTCGAACTCCTGCCCGAGCTGAGCGGCTGGACGCCGGAGCCGGAGTTCTGGCTGTGTCAGGTCTTTCCGCCCGATGCCAGCGATCTCGATTCGTCGCCGCTCGATGCAGCTGCCCGGGAACTCCAACAGTTCGCTCCCAACCGCGTCACCGCCATCCCCATTCGCGCCCACTCCGTCACCGAGGCAATCGTTAAGTTGGCAACGACAGAAGCCTGCGATGTAACTCTCCTGGGAGATAGCCGCGAGAGCTTCCTCCAGCGCGCTCTCCACGGCAACTTGCCCGCCGCGATCGCCCGCGAAATTGACAGCACTGTCATCCTCGTGCGTGCGGCCAGCGATCGATCGGCGTAG
- a CDS encoding PD-(D/E)XK nuclease family protein, producing MLPHFSAKLVRGGGRSYFVTDRGDRVPSVTTILNATKPEADRAALRAWRQRVGATEAQRISTTASRRGTGTHKQIQRYLLGQSVDCSDAVLPYWESVRSVLDELDRVQLVEGFVAHAGYGYGGRVDCIASFDGVPCVCEWKTADTPRGNVERLRDAPLQLAAYSVAANEIYRDYGLEVYHALVAVALPDRPAELFWFDTDALGQHWDAWDRRLQQYWELVER from the coding sequence GTGTTACCGCATTTCTCGGCAAAACTCGTACGCGGCGGCGGGCGCTCGTATTTCGTGACCGATCGCGGCGATCGTGTTCCCAGCGTGACGACGATTTTGAACGCGACCAAGCCCGAAGCCGATCGCGCGGCGCTGCGGGCGTGGCGACAGCGCGTGGGTGCAACCGAAGCCCAGCGCATCAGCACGACAGCCAGCCGCCGCGGTACGGGCACGCACAAGCAAATTCAGCGCTACCTACTCGGTCAATCGGTGGATTGCTCGGATGCGGTGCTGCCCTACTGGGAAAGCGTGCGATCCGTCCTGGACGAGCTCGATCGCGTCCAGCTTGTAGAAGGCTTCGTCGCCCACGCAGGTTACGGCTATGGCGGGCGCGTGGACTGCATCGCCAGTTTCGACGGCGTACCCTGTGTGTGCGAGTGGAAAACAGCCGATACGCCGCGCGGAAATGTGGAAAGGTTGCGCGATGCCCCGTTGCAACTTGCGGCCTATAGCGTGGCTGCCAACGAGATCTACCGCGACTACGGGTTGGAGGTGTACCACGCGCTGGTTGCCGTGGCATTGCCCGATCGTCCGGCGGAACTGTTCTGGTTCGATACCGATGCCCTCGGTCAACATTGGGATGCCTGGGATCGGCGCTTGCAGCAGTATTGGGAGCTCGTAGAACGGTGA
- a CDS encoding aldo/keto reductase: MLYRRFGRTELRMPVFSCGGMRYQFKWQDVPLADVPAANQQNLEATIRRAVEVGINHVETARGYGSSELQLGLVLPQLDRDRLIVQTKVSPQVDPLEFERTLKRSLAFLKLDYIDLLGIHGINTPELLDHAVRPGGCLEVVREFQKQGKIRFVGFSTHGPTDVICDAIATDSFDYVNLHWYYVFQDNWRAIEAARRHDMGVFIISPSDKGGRLYSPPPKLVELCRPLSPMAFNDLFCLSHPQVHTLSLGAARPSDFDEHLKVLALLDRADELLPPIEERLEQVAIDTLGETWWKTWHEGLPTPEQTPGNINIPAILWMRNLAIAYDMNEFAEARYNLLGNGGHWFRGQRAERVGQLDLRPCLTNSPHADRIPALLADAHRRLGGKAVKRLSQQ; the protein is encoded by the coding sequence ATGCTTTATCGCCGCTTCGGTCGCACAGAATTACGGATGCCGGTATTCTCCTGCGGGGGGATGCGCTACCAGTTCAAGTGGCAAGATGTGCCGCTGGCAGACGTGCCGGCAGCCAATCAGCAAAATTTAGAGGCTACGATCCGACGGGCGGTTGAGGTGGGCATCAACCACGTAGAGACCGCGCGCGGGTACGGCAGCTCGGAGCTGCAACTGGGGCTGGTGCTGCCGCAGCTCGATCGCGATCGTCTCATCGTGCAGACCAAGGTGTCGCCGCAGGTGGACCCGCTGGAGTTCGAGCGCACCTTGAAGCGATCGCTGGCGTTTTTGAAGCTGGATTATATCGACCTGTTGGGCATCCACGGCATCAACACGCCGGAGTTGCTCGACCACGCGGTCCGACCCGGCGGTTGCCTGGAGGTAGTGCGCGAGTTCCAAAAGCAGGGCAAGATTCGGTTCGTCGGGTTTTCGACCCACGGACCGACTGACGTCATTTGCGACGCGATCGCCACCGATAGTTTCGACTACGTCAACTTACACTGGTACTACGTTTTCCAGGACAACTGGCGCGCGATTGAAGCGGCCCGCCGTCATGACATGGGCGTGTTTATCATTAGCCCCTCAGATAAAGGCGGTCGCCTGTACTCGCCACCACCGAAGCTCGTGGAGCTATGCCGTCCGCTGAGCCCGATGGCGTTTAACGATTTGTTTTGTCTCAGCCACCCGCAAGTCCATACGCTGTCATTGGGTGCCGCGCGCCCGAGCGACTTTGACGAGCATCTGAAGGTGTTGGCATTGCTCGATCGGGCCGACGAGCTGCTGCCGCCGATTGAAGAGCGCTTGGAGCAGGTAGCGATCGATACCCTCGGCGAAACCTGGTGGAAGACGTGGCACGAAGGGTTGCCGACCCCGGAGCAAACGCCCGGAAACATTAACATTCCCGCGATCTTATGGATGCGGAACTTGGCGATTGCTTACGATATGAACGAGTTTGCCGAGGCACGCTATAACTTGCTCGGGAATGGCGGTCACTGGTTTCGCGGGCAGCGTGCCGAACGCGTCGGTCAGCTTGACCTGCGCCCTTGCCTGACGAATAGCCCGCATGCCGACCGCATTCCGGCTCTGTTAGCAGACGCGCACCGCCGACTCGGCGGCAAGGCCGTCAAGCGTTTATCCCAGCAGTAG
- the rpiA gene encoding ribose-5-phosphate isomerase RpiA: MSQAADPVKVVKQEVGKAAADRVRSHSIVGLGTGSTTAYAVQFIGDRLKRGELEDVVGIPTSFQAEVLAKQYGIPLATLDAVERIDVAIDGADEVDPQKNLIKGGGAAHTREKVVDAAAESFVVVVDSGKLVSRLGESFLLPVEVIPMALAPVTRAIANLGGTAELRMGVKKAGPVITDQGNLVLDVKFDQIADPGELERALNNIPGVLENGLFVGVADIVLVGEIVDGQPRVREF; the protein is encoded by the coding sequence ATGAGTCAGGCAGCCGATCCGGTCAAGGTCGTGAAGCAGGAGGTCGGCAAAGCAGCTGCCGATCGCGTGCGGTCTCATTCGATTGTGGGGCTGGGTACGGGCTCGACGACAGCGTATGCCGTTCAGTTTATCGGCGATCGCCTCAAGCGCGGCGAACTCGAAGATGTAGTTGGCATTCCTACGTCGTTTCAGGCAGAGGTATTGGCCAAGCAGTACGGAATCCCGTTGGCGACATTAGACGCAGTCGAGCGCATTGACGTTGCAATCGACGGAGCGGATGAAGTCGATCCCCAGAAAAATTTGATCAAGGGCGGTGGGGCAGCTCATACTCGAGAGAAAGTGGTCGATGCGGCAGCGGAGAGTTTTGTTGTCGTTGTAGATAGTGGCAAGCTGGTGAGCCGGCTCGGCGAGTCGTTTCTGCTGCCGGTAGAAGTTATTCCGATGGCCTTGGCTCCGGTGACGCGCGCGATCGCCAATCTGGGCGGTACGGCAGAGTTGCGGATGGGCGTAAAAAAAGCCGGTCCGGTCATTACCGATCAAGGAAACTTGGTTCTGGATGTCAAGTTTGACCAAATTGCCGATCCGGGCGAGCTAGAGCGCGCGCTCAACAACATCCCCGGCGTGTTGGAGAACGGATTGTTTGTCGGCGTTGCCGATATCGTTCTCGTCGGCGAGATCGTCGACGGGCAGCCTCGAGTCCGCGAGTTTTAA
- a CDS encoding DUF3318 domain-containing protein yields MHPDTEIRRLLDLMPASGRMLTKIVSKPQQSRVIEVPFPGPWNRDARRIQINFSLWQQLPEPQRDLLLLREVSWLLKVRWFKPDLYQGIALAGAIASIAELTQGDAVGVAAAAGVTALAVNRIWREARGTRLQIGADEAALQVAQRRGYSAVAAADHLLNAIASAAELEGRSSQNFVELIRSQQLRSLANRTPVGVPDRVRNEL; encoded by the coding sequence ATGCACCCCGACACCGAAATTCGCCGCTTGCTCGACTTAATGCCTGCCTCAGGCCGGATGTTGACGAAGATCGTCTCCAAGCCTCAGCAGTCACGAGTCATTGAGGTGCCTTTTCCCGGACCTTGGAACCGGGACGCTCGCCGCATTCAAATCAACTTCTCACTCTGGCAGCAGTTGCCGGAACCTCAACGCGACTTGCTGCTGTTGCGCGAAGTCAGCTGGCTGCTGAAGGTGCGCTGGTTCAAGCCGGACTTGTACCAAGGGATCGCCTTGGCTGGCGCGATCGCGAGCATTGCCGAACTGACACAAGGCGATGCAGTCGGAGTCGCTGCGGCGGCTGGGGTAACCGCACTCGCCGTCAACCGCATTTGGCGCGAGGCACGCGGTACGCGCTTGCAGATTGGGGCTGACGAAGCTGCTTTGCAAGTGGCGCAACGGCGCGGCTACAGTGCCGTGGCTGCCGCCGACCATTTGCTGAACGCAATTGCCTCGGCCGCCGAACTCGAAGGGCGATCGAGTCAGAACTTTGTGGAACTTATTCGCAGCCAACAGTTGCGATCGCTGGCCAATCGTACGCCCGTGGGCGTCCCCGATCGCGTTCGCAACGAGCTGTGA
- the clpS gene encoding ATP-dependent Clp protease adapter ClpS translates to MAIAISSVRATPSPLTTIERQRETARKPYPNFKVIVLNDDFNTFDHVANCLQKHIPGMTPDRARSLTEQVHFEGQAVVWIGPQEPAELYHQQLRREGLTMAPLEAA, encoded by the coding sequence ATGGCGATCGCAATTTCCAGCGTGCGGGCAACCCCTTCACCGCTCACCACGATCGAGCGCCAGCGCGAGACCGCGCGCAAACCCTATCCCAACTTCAAAGTCATCGTGTTGAACGATGACTTCAACACGTTCGATCACGTTGCTAACTGCTTGCAAAAGCACATTCCCGGGATGACGCCCGACCGCGCTCGGAGCCTGACCGAGCAGGTACATTTCGAAGGGCAAGCGGTTGTCTGGATCGGACCGCAAGAGCCAGCCGAACTTTATCACCAGCAACTGCGCCGCGAGGGGTTGACAATGGCCCCGCTCGAGGCTGCTTAG
- a CDS encoding DUF2103 domain-containing protein, with amino-acid sequence MGNRDRGRLVWNHSTHVSGLIPVLERLLARETAVRTVTPGVIGRSKGRVPKLQLRVSVPIRGGFKVIARSGKTVQEVFVLTELSQQALEAALARSLDS; translated from the coding sequence ATGGGCAATCGCGATCGCGGCCGTCTAGTCTGGAATCATTCCACCCACGTGTCAGGGCTTATTCCGGTGCTGGAGCGATTGCTCGCGCGGGAGACAGCAGTGCGCACGGTAACGCCGGGTGTTATCGGGCGTTCGAAAGGACGCGTGCCTAAGTTGCAGTTGCGCGTATCCGTGCCGATCCGCGGCGGGTTTAAAGTCATTGCCCGCAGTGGCAAAACCGTGCAGGAAGTGTTCGTACTTACCGAGCTGAGCCAGCAAGCGTTGGAAGCGGCGTTGGCGCGATCGCTCGACAGCTAA
- a CDS encoding TldD/PmbA family protein codes for MADDAPARLLDRALRAGATHAEVYHVQSRSRPVAFEANRLKQLESSESTGTVLRVWRDDRPGTAVACGPSEQDWLVERALALARLNEPEPADLAVGTPLEFPSVGTPTPLEAQIEQGREAIAIVRDAYPEVICSSEWDCEWHTTRLLNSTGLDCQYAETLLSGSLGVEWIRGDDFLAVDYGQQSRDCLDAEAIARAILQRLDWAATNVAPPTGRVPVAFGAGAAPLLWDTVEAALDGKRVRERSSPWSDASGTKVVAAGITVTQEPACGPASCPVDDEGTLTQVLTPIDNGRLQQFYCDRATGRALGCASTGNGFRPGLGRSPTPQLVNFIVAPGRGRLVDLARQLGDGLFIDRVLGGGADISGDFSVNIDLGYRIAGGEIVGRVKDTMVAGNVYSALENLIAIGEDGEWSGSCYTPSLAVAGLSVVG; via the coding sequence ATGGCCGACGACGCACCCGCTCGCTTGCTGGATCGCGCGCTTCGAGCGGGTGCGACCCACGCCGAGGTCTATCACGTACAGTCGCGATCGCGGCCCGTTGCCTTCGAAGCCAATCGCCTCAAGCAACTGGAATCGTCTGAATCTACGGGCACGGTCCTGCGGGTATGGCGCGACGATCGACCGGGTACGGCCGTTGCCTGCGGTCCGAGCGAACAGGACTGGCTGGTGGAGCGCGCGCTGGCTCTGGCTCGACTCAACGAGCCCGAGCCAGCCGATCTAGCTGTTGGCACCCCCTTAGAGTTTCCAAGTGTTGGCACGCCGACACCGCTCGAAGCGCAAATCGAGCAAGGGCGGGAGGCGATCGCGATCGTCCGCGATGCCTATCCCGAGGTTATCTGCAGCAGCGAGTGGGACTGTGAATGGCATACCACGCGACTGCTCAACTCCACCGGACTCGATTGCCAGTATGCCGAAACGCTCCTCAGCGGCTCATTAGGGGTGGAGTGGATTCGCGGCGATGACTTCTTGGCGGTCGATTACGGGCAGCAATCCCGCGATTGCTTGGATGCCGAGGCAATTGCCCGCGCAATCCTTCAACGTCTGGATTGGGCCGCCACCAACGTGGCGCCGCCGACGGGTCGTGTGCCGGTCGCGTTCGGTGCCGGGGCCGCACCATTGCTGTGGGACACGGTTGAAGCCGCTCTTGATGGCAAACGCGTGCGGGAGCGCTCCTCACCTTGGAGCGACGCATCCGGCACCAAGGTGGTGGCGGCAGGCATCACCGTTACCCAGGAGCCCGCGTGCGGACCTGCCAGCTGTCCGGTCGATGACGAAGGGACCCTCACGCAAGTCCTGACACCGATCGATAACGGGCGGTTGCAGCAGTTTTACTGCGATCGCGCAACTGGTCGTGCCCTGGGATGTGCCAGCACGGGTAACGGATTTCGACCGGGGTTAGGTCGGTCGCCCACCCCGCAGCTCGTCAACTTCATTGTCGCGCCGGGGCGCGGTAGGCTCGTCGATCTAGCCCGGCAGCTTGGTGACGGACTATTCATTGACCGCGTGCTGGGTGGTGGTGCCGATATTTCCGGCGACTTCTCGGTCAATATCGACCTCGGCTACCGGATTGCCGGCGGCGAGATCGTGGGGCGCGTGAAGGACACGATGGTAGCCGGTAACGTTTACTCAGCATTGGAAAACCTCATCGCGATCGGCGAGGATGGCGAGTGGAGCGGCAGTTGCTACACGCCCTCGCTGGCCGTCGCCGGGCTCTCTGTCGTCGGATAA
- a CDS encoding FGGY-family carbohydrate kinase translates to MTQTASPLALGIDFGTSGARAIAVVATGEAAGSIRAMAGAKYDLTQTSARDWQLVLEALLADLPVSVRCNLGAIACNGTSATVVPCAADGAPLADPLLYNDSRAATVLPELRAIAPPEHAVLSASSSLAKLLWWQQQPEFTRTRWFLHQADWVEFCLHGQLGISDYHNALKLGYDPARLRYPDWLQGLAIATLLPRVLAPGTPIAPIDEAIALRFDLPAACTVRAGTTDSIAAFLAAGALAPGTAVTSLGSTLVLKLLSERRVEAAQYGIYSHRLGHLWLAGGASNTGGAVLQQFFSANDLRDLSACLDPEHPSELDYYPLPRAGERFPIADPELLPRLQPRPDDPVAFLHGLLESMSRIETLGYCRLQELGATPLQRVYTAGGGALNVAWERIRARHLKVPVAAAQHSEAAYGTALLAAGQFDAIVARLPRLAEPTLE, encoded by the coding sequence GTGACCCAGACTGCTTCCCCCCTAGCACTTGGGATTGATTTCGGAACCTCGGGTGCGCGCGCGATCGCGGTGGTAGCAACCGGTGAAGCAGCTGGCAGCATCCGCGCCATGGCTGGTGCCAAGTACGATCTCACTCAAACCTCAGCCCGAGACTGGCAGCTTGTGCTGGAAGCGCTCCTAGCCGATCTGCCAGTCTCGGTAAGATGCAATCTCGGCGCGATCGCCTGCAACGGGACGTCGGCGACGGTGGTGCCTTGTGCGGCAGATGGGGCGCCGCTGGCCGACCCGCTGCTTTACAACGACAGTCGGGCTGCAACAGTGCTGCCGGAACTGCGCGCGATCGCGCCGCCCGAGCACGCAGTCCTAAGCGCCTCGTCAAGCTTGGCGAAGTTGCTGTGGTGGCAGCAACAGCCAGAGTTCACGCGGACCCGCTGGTTTTTACATCAAGCTGATTGGGTGGAGTTTTGCCTCCACGGGCAGCTCGGTATCAGCGACTATCACAACGCGCTCAAACTCGGTTACGACCCCGCTCGGTTGCGCTATCCCGACTGGTTGCAGGGCTTGGCAATCGCGACGCTACTCCCCCGCGTACTCGCACCTGGCACGCCAATTGCGCCGATCGACGAGGCGATCGCGCTGCGGTTCGATCTACCGGCTGCCTGCACCGTCCGGGCGGGCACAACCGACAGCATCGCTGCGTTCCTAGCTGCTGGGGCACTCGCGCCGGGTACGGCGGTCACCTCGCTCGGATCGACGTTGGTGCTGAAGCTACTGAGCGAGCGGCGGGTGGAGGCAGCGCAATACGGCATCTACAGCCATCGGCTCGGGCATCTGTGGCTAGCCGGCGGTGCGTCGAATACGGGCGGGGCAGTGCTGCAGCAGTTCTTCAGCGCTAACGACCTGCGCGATCTCAGCGCGTGCCTCGACCCCGAGCACCCCAGCGAGTTGGACTACTACCCACTGCCGCGCGCGGGCGAACGCTTTCCCATAGCCGACCCCGAGTTGCTGCCGCGTCTTCAGCCGCGTCCGGACGATCCAGTTGCGTTTCTGCACGGTTTGCTGGAAAGTATGTCTCGCATCGAAACCTTGGGATACTGCCGCTTGCAGGAACTGGGCGCGACGCCATTGCAGCGAGTTTACACGGCCGGCGGCGGCGCGTTGAATGTTGCTTGGGAGCGCATCCGCGCCCGCCACCTAAAGGTTCCCGTCGCAGCAGCACAGCACTCAGAAGCAGCCTACGGGACGGCACTCTTGGCAGCCGGGCAGTTTGACGCGATCGTGGCGCGGTTGCCGCGCTTGGCGGAACCCACACTAGAATAA
- a CDS encoding universal stress protein, with product MSQFTRSTAPFIQSIAHPTDFSDSSARAFAHALAISLARAAALTILHAKTSRYADWRNAPSVRGTLERWGYLEQGSSRTDVFDRLGIRVSKVDVGGSKAMDAVVKFLDDHPTDALVLATEGRKGLPRWLHHSFAEELARKTHTMALFVPQSGKDFVNLATGDVTLRRILVPVAREPDPMPALLRAARAYELMRDRPITVCVLHVGDDAEMPDLNLPEVEGCQWERIHRKGDPVDEIVRVASEGNFDSIAMATVGHHGVLGALRGGTTEQVLHRSPCPLLAIPCN from the coding sequence GTGAGTCAATTCACCCGTTCGACTGCCCCCTTTATCCAGTCAATCGCACACCCGACCGACTTTTCCGATAGCAGCGCTCGCGCCTTCGCCCATGCTCTGGCCATTTCCCTGGCCCGAGCGGCGGCGCTAACTATCTTGCATGCTAAGACCAGCCGCTATGCCGACTGGCGCAATGCGCCGTCCGTTCGCGGTACGCTGGAGCGCTGGGGATATTTGGAGCAAGGCAGCTCGCGAACAGATGTATTCGACCGGTTGGGCATTCGCGTCAGCAAGGTCGATGTAGGTGGCAGCAAGGCGATGGACGCAGTGGTGAAATTCTTGGACGACCATCCGACTGATGCGCTCGTGTTGGCAACGGAGGGTCGTAAGGGGCTGCCGCGTTGGCTGCACCACTCCTTTGCCGAGGAGTTGGCGCGCAAGACCCATACCATGGCGCTGTTTGTACCGCAGTCTGGCAAAGACTTTGTCAACTTGGCAACGGGGGACGTGACGCTCCGCCGCATATTGGTTCCGGTGGCGCGCGAGCCCGACCCGATGCCCGCACTCTTGCGTGCCGCGCGCGCCTACGAGCTGATGCGGGACAGGCCAATTACAGTTTGCGTGTTGCACGTGGGCGATGATGCCGAGATGCCAGACCTGAACCTGCCTGAAGTCGAGGGCTGTCAGTGGGAGCGCATTCACCGCAAGGGCGATCCGGTAGACGAGATCGTGCGGGTTGCAAGCGAGGGCAACTTCGACTCGATTGCGATGGCAACGGTCGGACACCACGGCGTCCTCGGCGCCCTCCGCGGGGGTACAACCGAACAAGTTCTGCACCGCTCGCCTTGTCCGCTATTAGCCATCCCGTGCAACTAA